The following coding sequences are from one Gossypium hirsutum isolate 1008001.06 chromosome A12, Gossypium_hirsutum_v2.1, whole genome shotgun sequence window:
- the LOC107932320 gene encoding acetylserotonin O-methyltransferase, giving the protein MELQQRLCPSRFRFGVFQVFKERSTEMGDVKVRGKKEDEDEKAEVDIWNYVFGYVKIAVVKCAIELGIADAIDKHGSPMTLSQLTTTLKCQPSRLYRIMRFLVHYQIFKEEPITKDSIGFALTPLSRRLSRHGERSMAAMILLQSSPVTLATWHSLSARVLDSGNSPFETAHGKDVWSYAEENPRHSKLIDEAMACDARVAVRAIIEGCPQVFDGIKSLVDVGGGNGTALSMLVKAFPWIHGIDFDLPRVVAVAPKVDGIKYVGGDMFECVPKADAAFFMWVLHDWGDEECIQILKKCREAIPQDKGKVIIVESVLEEDENDKLEFVGLMLDMVMMTHTNKGKERTLKEWKYVLGEAGFTRIDVKPIHAVQSVIEAYI; this is encoded by the exons ATGGAGCTTCAACAAAGGCTTTGTCCATCAAGATTTCGGTTTGGGGTTTTCCAAGTTTTCAAAGAGAGAAGCACTGAGATGGGAGATGTaaaagtgagaggaaagaaagaagatgaagatgagAAAGCAGAAGTAGATATTTGgaattatgtatttggttatgttAAGATTGCAGTAGTTAAATGTGCCATTGAGCTTGGGATTGCTGATGCAATTGACAAGCATGGAAGCCCCATGACACTCTCTCAGCTAACCACTACCCTCAAGTGTCAACCATCTCGTCTTTATCGTATTATGAGGTTCTTGGTCCACTACCAAATATTCAAAGAGGAGCCCATAACTAAAGATTCCATTGGTTTTGCACTGACGCCTTTGTCTCGTCGATTGAGTCGACATGGCGAAAGGAGCATGGCGGCTATGATTCTACTACAGAGCAGCCCTGTTACGTTAGCAACATGGCATAGTCTGAGTGCTCGTGTCCTTGACAGTGGGAATTCACCGTTTGAGACAGCACACGGGAAGGATGTATGGAGCTATGCAGAGGAGAACCCTCGACATAGCAAACTCATAGACGAAGCAATGGCTTGTGATGCTAGAGTGGCAGTGCGGGCCATAATCGAAGGATGTCCTCAAGTGTTTGATGGCATTAAAAGTTTGGTTGATGTTGGTGGAGGCAATGGGACTGCTTTATCTATGTTGGTAAAGGCATTCCCTTGGATTCATGGCATCGACTTCGATCTTCCCCGTGTTGTTGCCGTTGCCCCGAAAGTCGATGGCATCAAATACGTAGGAGGAGACATGTTCGAGTGTGTCCCAAAGGCAGACGCTGCTTTCTTTATG TGGGTGTTGCATGACTGGGGTGATGAGGAATGCATACAAATCCTAAAGAAATGTAGAGAAGCCATCCCACAAGACAAAGGGAAGGTCATAATCGTTGAATCTGTgcttgaagaagatgaaaatgaCAAGCTAGAATTTGTGGGGTTGATGTTAGACATGGTGATGATGACACATACGAACAAAGGCAAAGAAAGGACCTTAAAGGAATGGAAGTATGTTCTTGGAGAGGCTGGATTCACCAGAATCGATGTAAAACCCATTCATGCTGTTCAATCTGTCATTGAAGCTTATATTTAG